The region CTGTGTCTGCCCAAGACCAAATTTCCCATGAAAGCCAACCTCAAACAGCGTGAGCCTGAAATGCTCAAACGCTGGGAGGAAATGTCCGTATACGACAAGATGGTCGAAGCTAACGCCGATGCGGACAAATATGTTCTGCATGACGGCCCCCCGTATGCAAACGGCCACATTCACATGGGCACAGCCATGAACAAGGTTCTTAAGGACATTATCGTAAAGTCCCGCAACCTTCAGGGCATGAAGGCCGAGTATGTTCCCGGTTGGGACTGTCACGGTCTGCCTATTGAGCACAAGGTAGAGCAGGAGCTTAAGAAAAAGAAAAAAGAACTGCCCACCACTGTTATCCGCAAACTCTGCCGTGAATATGCTGAAAAATTTGTCGGCATCCAGCGTAAGGAATTCAAACGCCTCGGAGTGTTGGGAAATTGGGAAGATCCATACCTGACCATGAAGCCCGAATACGAAGCTGCTACAGCACGTGAACTGGGACGTTTCATGGAAAAAGGTTCTGTTATCCGTGGTAAAAAGCCGATTCACTGGTGCTGCGACTGCCGCACCGCCCTGGCTGAAGCAGAAGTGGAATACGAGGATCACACCTCCCCTTCAATTTATGTACGCTTCCCATTGAATGATGAGAAGGTGCTGAAAGCATTTCCTGAAGATGCAGCAGCAAAGATGGACCTCGCACGTACATACGTATGTATCTGGACCACTACTCCCTGGACTATCCCTGACAACATGGCGGTAGCTGTTCACCCTGAATTTGAATACGTTGTTGCCGAAGTTAACGGTGATTTTTACGTTCTCGCGGAAAGACTGCTGCCCGTATGCGCTGAATCTTTCGGCTGGGAAAGCTGGAATGTATTAGGCTCAGTTGAAGGTGCTAAACTTGAAGGACTGGTTGCCAAGCATCCCATTTATGACCGCAAATCACCCATCGTACTGGCTGATTACGTAACTCTTGATTCCGGTACCGGTTGCGTTCACACTGCTCCCGGTCATGGTCGTGAAGACTTTGAAACCGGCCTCCGTTACGGTCTGGAAGTTTATTCTCCCATGAACAACAGCGGTGTTTTCCTCAAGGATGTAGAACATTTCGCCGGCCTGAATGTTTTCGAGGCCAATCCTAAAGTCATCGAAAAACTTCAGGAAGTGGGTAACCTGCTGGCTCAGGAAGAAATATCCCACTCCTACCCCCACTGCTGGCGCTGTAAAGAACCGGTTATCTTCCGTGCAACCACCCAGTGGTTTATCGGTATGGAAGAAAACGACCTGCGCGGCAAAGCCCTCAAAGCCATCAAAGATGATGTCGACTGGATTCCTGCCTGGGGTGAAAACCGTATCTACAGCATGGTTGAAAACCGCCCGGACTGGTGCATCTCCCGTCAGCGTAACTGGGGCGTGCCCATCATCGCCTTGATCTGTCAGGACTGCGATGAAGTATACAACGACCCCGAATGGGTTTTCTCCATAGTAGATGAATTTGAAAAGCATGAGCACGGCTGTGACTACTGGTTCGAGAAATCAATTGAAGAAATAGCTCCTGAAGGTCTTAAATGCCCCAAATGCGGCGGCAATCACTGGGCCAAAGAAGACGATATTCTTGATGTATGGTTCGATTCCGGAACCAGCTACGCCGCAGTTGTTGAAAAACGCAAGGAACACCGTTTCCCTGCTGATCTGTACCTTGAAGGTTCCGACCAGCATCGCGGATGGTTTCACAGCTCCCTGCTCGCTTCCGTTGGTACCCGCGGCGTTCCGCCCTACAAAACTGTTCTGACACACGGTTACGTTGTAGATAAAAACGGCCGCAAGATGTCAAAATCCATCGGAAACGTTATAGCTCCGCAGGAAATCATCGACCAGCACGGTGCTGAAATCCTGCGTATGTGGGTTTCCGCTGTGAACTATCAGGAAGATGTGCGCATCTCCGACGAAATCCTCAGCCGCATGGTTGATACCTATCGTCGAGTCCGTAACACATGCCGCTACATTCTCGGTAACCTGAACGGTTTCAATCCCGAGACTGACGCAGTCGCACCCGCGGACATGCTGCCTGTAGACCATTTCGCACTTGATCTGGTCACCCGTCAGCACGAGGTAATGCAGAAGGCTTATACCAACTTTGAATTCCACAAAGTTTACCATACCCTGCACAATCTCTGCACCACAGAGCTGTCTTCGTTCTATCTTGATATTATCAAAGACAGACTTTACGTGTCCGGCGAAAAGAGCCTTGAACGCCGCTCCGCACAGACAGTGCTCTGGCAGACCATGCTCATGCTGCTTAAAGACATGGCTCCCATCCTTTCCTTCACCGCAGAGGAAGCATATTCCCACATGCCTGAAGAGATTAAAGGTAATGCGGAAACCGTCTTCGCCATTCGTCCCGAACTGCTCAAAGCAGAAATCGACGACGCAGAGCGTAAAAGATGGGAACTGCTTATGGACGTTCGTACCGAAGTAACCAAGGCTATCGAGCCGCTTCGTCGTGAAAAGGTCATCGGTCACTCCCTTGATACCAATATCACCCTCTTTGCTAACGAAGAAATCGCCAAGGCGCTTGAAGGTATCGAACGCCGTGAATTCTTCATCGTTTCCGGTGTTGAAATCGCTCCTCTCGCCGATGCTCCTGAAGATGCGGTCAAGCCCGAAGAACTTGAAGGTCTTGCCGTCAAGGTTGAAAAGGCGCAGGGTGAAAAATGCAGCCGCTGCTGGAGATACGATACTCTCGGTTCCAATGCGGAACATCCCGAACTATGCCCGCGCTGTACTAAAGTGCTGGCCGGTTAAGCTTTTGTTCTTTACAAATTAAATAAGTAAATGCCCCCGCCCTTATTGTAAGGACGGGGGCATTTTTGAAAGAATGTCCCCGGAGAGCAGCGGAGACATCCAAATAAAGGTTTCGTATGAACAAATATTTTTTAGCTGGATCAATTTCTCTTGTAACTTTGATTCTGGATCAGTTTACTAAAATTGCCGTTCGGGAAAAAATGGCGCTCTGGGCGTCTGATGTGGTTATTCCCGGATTATTTAATCTGGTTCATGTGGTGAATAAAGGTGCTGCCTTCGGTTTTCTGAACAGCGCGGACATTACATGGCAGCGCAATTTTTTTATCGTAATTACCCTGATTGCCTTGGTAACGATCGGTGTGTTGCTGAAATCTGTAGAAAATCGTGACAAATTCCAGATTGCAGGGCTTGGTTTTATACTGGGCGGAGCGATAGGAAATCTTATCGATCGCATCCGCCATCATCAAGTGACTGACTTTCTTGATTTTTATTACGGAACACATCACTGGCCGGCGTTTAATGTGGCGGATATCGCAATCTGCATCGGCGCTTTTGCCATGATCATATCTTTTTATAAAACTAAACAACCATGAACCCGATCCTGTTCAGCATAGGTACAATAAATATTTATGCCTACAGCGTATACCTGACGGCAGGCTGTCTGCTGGGTATAGGATGGGCTACACGTGCGGCGCGACTTTGGAAACTGGATTATAAACTTGCTCCTGTCACCGGGATAATATCCATTGTCTGCGGGGTGATCGGCGCACGGGCTCTTTATGTAGCGCTTTATCCGCAGGAATTTGTGGATAATTTAAGCAAAACTTTCTATTTCTGGCAGGGCGGTCTGGCCTTTTCCGGAGCAATTATTTTCGGTTCGATCGGCGGCATGCTCTATCTGAATTCAAAGCAGCAGCCACTTTTGGATTGGCTGGATTGTTTTGTTCCCGGCATTGCTCTCGGTCAGGCTGTTGGACGGCTGGGATGTTTTTTGGCCGGTTGCTGTTACGGCAGACCCACCGATCTTCCATGGGCGGTGACTTTTAAAAATTCCGCGTCACTTGCGCCGCTTTTCCAGTCCCTGCACCCAACCCAGCTTTATCATTCACTTGCCGGGCTGATAACTTTCCTGATTCTGGTTGTTGCCGGAAGCCGTATTAGTACGGAGGGCCGCATTACCGGGCTTTTTCTGATATTGTTTTCCGCCTTCAGATTTATTATTGAATTCTTCAGGGCGGAAAACCGGGGAGAACTAGGTCCCCTAGGCATGCCCCAGCTCATAACACTTGTCTTTTTCGCAATAGGTATATACCTGTTATTAATATACAAAAAAAGGAGCGACTAATGTTCTTCGGCAAAATCCCTACCCTACCAATGGAAACCTGGATAATAATCCTAGGCAGTGTCGGTCTTTTTGCTGTCTTAACACTCTTCGCGATATGGGATGCCTTCAAAAGGGAGTTCCCATCAAACATGGAGAAAGTCGGCTGGATTCAGCTGTCAATTTTTATTCCATTTTTCGGCTGTTTGGCTTACTTTCTCTTTGGTAGAAAAAGGGGGGAAAAGTATAATGAAGAATAATATGAAGAAATCTATCATTGCAGCACTGATTGCCTTTCCTCTGGCAACAGGTTTAAATGGTTGTGTCACCGCATCCGATATGGATAAAGTCCGTATGGAGCTTCGCCAGACCAGATCGCAGCTGAATCAGAAAATAGATACTCTCGATCAGCAGACCAAAGCAGATAATACTGCCCTGCGTGAAGAAATAAAAAAATCAAGTTCTCCGGTACAGACCCAGCAGGCAAACATGTATGCTGAAGTAAATGCCCTGAAGATGCAGGTCGCTAAACTTCAGGGTACGGTTATTACCATGTCCGATTCTCTGCACAGGCTTGATGCCGAGGATAGCAACGGTACGGTTTCCCTTGAGGACCTTACTAAACGGGTCGAAAATATGCGTCTGGCCCTTGAAAGTCAGCTTGCAATCGACCTCGGACTTATCAAAGCTCAGCCTAACAAGAGTAAGAAAACACAGGCCGCTATCGCTAACGCCACAGAAGCTGTGGGCGGAATAACCTTGGTTGTGGCCCCTGAACCGAAAAAAGCTGAACCGGTTGATCCCGCACAAGCCCTATACGACAAGGGGTTAGATTCCTTTAAGGCCAGTAAATATGAAGCCGCAATCAGGGATATGGCGGAATTCACCAAGACTTTTACCAAACATAAACTTGTCCCTAACGCTATTTTCTGGGAAGGTGAATGTTACTACCAGCTCAAGGATTATGCTAATGCCGCCCTTAAATATCAGGTGGTCATTGCTAAACACTCAAAGAGCAATAAATACAGGCCAGCACTGCTTAAACAGGGACTTAGCCTGATCAAGCTGGGCAAAACAAAATCCGGACGCTACATTCTTGAAGATCTTATCAAGAAAGCCCCGAATTCAGCCGAAGCCAAGCGTGCCAAAACTATAATTAAAAACTTAAAATAATCTAAACGGATATTGACAATGAGTGAAAACAAAAATTTTAACAAGATTATACATCTTTCTTTCCCTCCGAACAGCTCCAGCCGCCCTGTTGTGTGCAATCTGGGTAAGCTGTACAATCTCAGCTTCAATATTTTGAAGGCTGACATTAACCCCAGACTTGAAGGAAGCATGACCCTTGAAATTACCGGGTATGAAAAAGATTACCACGAGGGCATTAATTACCTTAAAGAAAATGGGGTTAAACTTATCCCCGTGGCCCAGAAGATCGCCCGGGATGAAGAGTCCTGTATGCATTGCGGCATGTGCCTCGCCATGTGCCCCACCGGTGCCCTTTCATTAAGTAAGGATACACGTATAGTGCTTTTCGATCCGGAAAAATGTACGGCCTGCGGTCTGTGTACCAAGGTCTGTCCGGTTCGCGCCATGGAAATAGATCCTCAGGATTAACAGGAAAAACAAGGAAATCCGTATGGACCGGGATGTACCGCATTACGCAAGCGTAAATACAAGAATCAAGGGACACGGACGCATCTCACGTTCGCTGAATCATCAACCCCTATTCCGGGGATTCAGTGGCACGAAGAAGCATCCTGCGCAGGACCTTGATGATTCCAAGGTTCCGGAATGGTTAAAAGTCTATGTGATTGAGCTCGATCGTAAGCTGGATCAGCTTTTAGGAATACAGAGCAAGCAAGACCTGACCAGTGATTTTCCTATTGATCTTGAAATACTGAAAATTTCCGGTAATGGAATGACATTTCGTTCTCAAAGCGTGACCGCCCCCTGCCTTATGGAGGTGGTTATGGAGATTGAACAGATTCCCGTGCGCCTTGCCGGAGCAAAAGGTAACGTAAAAGCCGGCCCTAAAAACGGGCTATGGGTTATGGATTTTGAAAAAATCAGGGAACACGACCTTGAATCCATTATCCAGTTTGTTTTCAGCGAACAGCGTGAAAAAATCAGGACAGAAAAGCTGGGTTAGCCCTGCACGTTTATTTTAAAGGCAATGCCAAGGAGAACGCAGTGGTTCAGGATGATTTGATAGTGCGGGAGATGATGGAAAAGGTTTCCGAAGATTTGAGCAAAAGTCTTAAGGAAAGTATCACTGACGCAGTGCAAAAAGAAATCTCTAAAAGTATGTCCCAAACATTACTTGAAGGAGAATTCTACCGCAGAATCAACATTGACCTGCAAAACGGTCTCCGTGATATTTATCAGGAAGTTGCCAAAGCAAAAAAAGGTCCTGCCAGCCACGCAGAAACGGTTGTAAGTGTTGACTCTGATCCGGATCAGCTTTTTACCGAAGCTTCGGATCAGCTCGATGCCATTATGCGTACGACTGAAAAAGCCACGCAGGATATCATGGATATTCTTGAGAAAACTCAGGAAACTCAATCCGCACTTGCAAAAATAATCAAGGCTTTTGAATCCGGCGGTGTTAAAAAAGAACAAAGGGTCGAACTGGCTAACATTAATGATACTCTGGGGCAGGACATCATGACCATCATGACTACCCTCTCCTTTCAGGATCTCACCGGTCAGCGCATTAAGATTATTATCGATACGATCAAAAGTGTCGAAAAAATCGTTCTCGACCTTTACATGTCCACCGGACTTAAAATCAAAGCCCGTGAAGAAGCTCCTGAAAAATCTCTGGAACAGCTCGATCAGGAAACTGAAAATAAAATGAGCGAACTGCAAGGGCCCACTGAAAAGGCCGATCAGGGTGATGTTGACGATTTGCTGGCGTCACTCGGATTGTAAGTTTGTCTTTTAAGGCTTTAAGCACTAATCTTTTTATGCTGTCATAGCTTATTGCTGAAATTATAAAATCGGGAAGCCTTGTCTATCTGGATAGAGCTTCCCGATTTTTTTGTGAAATAAAACAGGTAACGCTAATCTAACTGTCTTCGTTGGAATCCAGTTCGTCCAGCCAGCCCTGCACCTTTTCTATCATTGGAGTCGCACCGATCTGGGTGTATAGATCAAGAGATTTTCCCCAAAATTCTCTGGCTTCTTGTAACTTACCTTGCGTTTTACGAATTAAGCCGAGGTTGCCGTAATCCGCAGCCATTCCTTCTTTACTGCCAATTTCTATATCTATTTCCAGTGCCTTGTTATACAATTCTTCGGCTCCCTCCAGATCACCTTGCGTTTTACGAATTATGCCGAGGTTGCCGTAGTCCGCAGCCATTCCTTCTTTACTGCCTAGCTGATCATGTAATTTTAACGCCTTGTTATGAAGCTCTTCGGCCTCCTCCAGATCACCCTGCGTATAACGAATTGAGCCGAGGTTGCCGTATTGGATGGCGATACGTTCTTTACTCCCCAATTCTTTACCAATTTCAAGTGCCTTGTTATAAAACTCTTCGGCCCCCTCCAGATCACCCTGCGTATCCCGAATTACGCCGAGGTTCCCGTAATCAGCAGCCATTCCTTCTTTACTGCCTAGCTGATCATGTAACTTTAACGCCTTGTTATAAAACTCTTCGGCCCCCTCCAGATCACCCTGCGTATAACGAATTACGCCGAGGTTAGCGTATCTGATAGCCATTCCTTCTTTTCTGCCAATTTCTATATCTATTTCCAGTGCCTTGTTATAAAACTCTTCGGCCCCCTTCAGATCACCCTGCGTATCCCGAATTAAGCCGAGGTTGCCGTAAGCTATCGCTTTCCATTCGTTATCATTTTCTTTGAGCTGTAAGACTTTACTAAATGCTTCTTCAGCTTCCTTCATATCCCCAAATAATTTATGCAATTGTCCCAATCTATTCCATGCTTCTGCGCTATTCGGATCAAGTTCAAGAGACTTTTGATATGCTTTTGCTGCTTCTTTAGGATTGGACATGAAATCCAAAAAACCCAAACGCCGGTATGCTTGCGCTGCTTTCAGGTACCTATCATCACCGGCCTTAACATTTTTTTCCGCTTCTTCTTTATAAAAAGCCTTGGCTAAATGAGTATTACCTTTTGCCAGTTCCGCTTCAGCTTGTGCAGCAAAATTATCTTCTTTAGGTGTTTCTTGAGGCTCACGCAAACCGTCGAGAACATCTCTGAGGGCTTTAATTTCTGCATCTTTAGATTGAATGGTCTGATGGGCTTCTTTCAAGTCTTTTCGCTGATCTTCATAAACTTGTTCAGCAAGTGTCTGTGAATCTATTCGTTCAGGGACATTTACGTTCACCTCAACATTATGCGAAGGGGCTTCGGTTTCCCTTTTTCTCAAACTCCCCATAACATGGGTTATAACTTGGTAGATACCGACCAACGCACAAACAACACCAGATTTCAAGCCAAGATTCAATCCCCAAAACCACCCCCACGCAACAGCCGGCGCAGCCACAAATGCATCAACTATCTGAGTACCATTCATCAAAACATCACCCTCCCCATATATTCCAAAAGTAAACCAACGATTATTTTTATCCTATTTTCTAAAATGATTAGCGATATGAGTACGATCAGTCAATACAGAATGGCAATTTTCACTAAACAAAAGAAGTCCCCCGCAACCAAACAGGCTGCGGGGGACTTCTTCAATTTTTATATCAGAATAATTTATTTCTTAATCCGGGGAAAACCGGTCAGTATGCTGAGCACTGCCATTACGGCGAGGATGTAGCAATAATGCATGTTACCGATGATCTCCAGCGGTGAAAGTTCGGAGATGGAACCGGCCAGTAATATCTGCGCTCCGTAAGGAATTAGCCCCTGCACTACGCAGGAAAATATATCCAGTAAACTTGCACTCCTGCGGGGATCTACATTATGGCTTTCAGCTATTTCCTTGGCCATGCCCCCGGTCAGGATGATGGCTACGGTATTGTTCGCGGTACAAAGATCCGACAATACGGAAAGAGCACTGATGCTGAACTCCCCGGCTTTGGTGGACTTGGTGCCCTTGGTCATTTTACCGATGAAGTTGATTATGTAGGTGATGCCGCCATGAAATTTGATCAGCTCACCCAGACCGCCGACCAGCAGGGACAGCACGAGGATCTCCTGCATTCCGGTGAATCCTTTGTAAATGTCCTGAGAAAAAGCCAGCAGACCGAAGCTCTCCATGGAGAAAAATCCTACTATTCCAGTAAAGACGATACCGGCACCCAGAACAACAAAGACATTAACTCCAAGAACAGCCATAACCAGAATCGTTATGTAAGGCAGTACTTTGAGCAGACTGTAACCGCCGTCCGCAACAACCTGACCGCCCTCGCCCGCCATGTAGAGGATTACTACGGTGATCAGTGCGGCTGGCAAAGCGATTAGAAAGTTCATTTTAAACTTATCACTCATCTGACAACCCTGAGTACGGGTCGCGGCGATGGTGGTATCTGAAATCATGGAGAGGTTATCCCCGAACATTGCCCCGCCGACAACAGCGCCCATGAGCAAAGCGGAGGAAATATCCGTTTTCCCGGCAACACCAACAGCGATAGGAGCAATGGCGGCAATGGTGCCCATGGAAGTACCCATGGCGGTAGCGATAAAAGCCGCAATCACAAACAGGCCGGGCAGAACCATTGAGGCCGGCACGATGGAAAGTCCAAGATTTACTGTGGATTCCACCCCACCGATAGATTTCGCAACTGATGCGAATCCACCCGCCAGCAGATAAATCATGCACATGGTGATGATGCCCGGTTCACCCGCGCCGCGTAGGAAAATATTAATTTTGTCATTCAGCTTCGCACGGCCCATCCAAACAGCCCATGCGATCGCAGGCAGAATGGCGACCGTTGCGGACAGCTGATAAAAGGCCATGCTGGTTCCGTTTATAGTAAGGAACGCGCCAGTCCCAATAAAAATAATCAAAAATAGGGCCAATGGCGCCAGCGCCAAACCGTTTGCTTCCTGTTTCATAATACTATATTCCTATATAAAGAGTTAGACATATAGTCCGGTTAAAAAAATATCCGCGAGGGCGGGAACAGTCTCGAACTACAGTGTAAAATGAACAAAATAAATTACTTTTATAACGAAAAAAGTAAAATCAACCTGAAAATTTCAGCATAATAGCTGCTGAGGAGTCAGGATGCTCATCTTTTGAGCTCTATGTCAATAAAAAACGAACAGCAATTTCTTAAAGAAAAACTTAAAGAAAAGCCCCTCTTGAACCTGTACAGGATCAAAAGGGGCTATAAATAGAACTATGTTAACAATAATTAGTAGGTAATCTCTACAGCGGAAGAAGCGCGGATCGCCCGGTCTTTGGCATCCTCTACATCAGAGCCCAAGGCAAGTGCGACTCCAAGGCGGCGCACCCCGTCACACTCCCCTTTGCCGAAAAGGAGAACTTTTGTGTCCGCTTCTTTGAGGGCTTTATCCACATTCGCAAAACCCGGAGCATCGGATTTACCGTTGGAAAGGATTACGCTGGAGGCCGCAGGGCCGTATTGACGAATGGCTGGAACCGGCAGGCCGAGAATAGCACGCACATGCAGCGCGAATTCGCTCATATCCTGTGAGATCACAGTCACAAGACCTGTATCGTGCGGGCGCGGCGAAACTTCACTGAAAATTATCTCATCATCTTTTACGAACAGCTCCACACCGAAAATTCCTCTGCCGCCAAGGGCATCGGTAATTTTAAGGGCATAATCCTGAGCTTTGGCAAGGGCTGCATCGCTCATGGGTTGCGGCTGCCACGATTCGCGGTAATCTCCGTCATCCTGACGGTGCCCGATGGGCGCGCAATAAGAAGTTCCGCCGGCATGGCGCACTGTGAGCAGTGTGATTTCATAATCGAAATCCACAAAGCTTTCCACAATGATGCGCCCTTCCCCGGTCCGTCCGCCGGACTGGGAATAATCCCATGCACGGTCGATATCCGCTTCAGATTTAACGGTGCTTTGACCTTTACCCGAAGAACTCATGACCGGCTTGATCACGCAGGGAATACCCACTTCTTTCAAGGCAGCGAGGTATTCTTCCTTGGTATCGGCAAATTTGTAGGGGGAAGTTTTAAGGCCCACTTCTTCAGCAGCAAGACGCCTGATACCTTCACGGTCCATGGTCAAACGGGTAGCGCGGGCGGTAGGAACGACATTGAAACCTTCTTTTTCCAGCTCGAGCAGGGTTTCAGTAGCGATCGCTTCAATTTCCGGGACAATAAAGTCCGGTTTTTCAGTCTCGACCACACGACGCAATTCCTTTGCATCAAGCATTGAAATTACATAATTGCGATGGGCGACCTGCATGGCAGGGGTATTTTCATACCTGTCTACGACAATTACCTCAACGCCGAGACGCTGGGCTTCGATGACAACCTCTTTACCTAGCTCACCGCCGCCGAGCAGCATCATTTTACGTGCGGAAGCGGTTCCGGCTGTTCCGAGAGTGATCATAGATTTTACTCCGTAGGGTAGTTTTGTCTTGTGGAAAATTATTGTTTGTAGGTGTGCTTTTACTCGCATAAGGCAGGCAAAAATTCAAGAAATTAGATTGTGCCCGTTTAGCTTGTCATCAATATTTCCCTGTTGTATTTTAGGATGCTGTACAACTCAGCCGTTTAAAGGAGAATGTCTGATTAAAATGGATAAAAAAAGAATAATTCTCGCCGCCAGCGGTGCCAGTGGAACACTATACGCTGTTAAGCTGGCCCGTTTTCTTGGCTTGGCAGATGATATTGAACTGCATCTTATTGTTTCCGATGCCGCTCTGAAAGTTCTGGAACTTGAAACCAGCTTCAAGCCGGAAGATCTTACCGGAAACGCAGATGTCGTATATCGGCAGGATAATATAGCCGCCCCACCTGCAAGCGGTTCATGGCAGCATGACGGTATGATCATCTGCCCCTGCTCTATGGCGTCCCTTGCGGCGATTGCGCAGGGGCTTGGAAGCAACCTCATGCACCGGGCCGCGGACGTATGCCTGAAAGAACGGCGCAAGCTGATACTTGTGACCCGCGAAACCCCGCTGAATCTTATTCACATCCGCAATATGGAAACCGCAACACTGGCGGGAGCCACGGTAATGCCGGCCTCGCCGGGATTTTACCATAGCCCCGAAAGTCTGGACGATATGGCGGCGCACATGGCAGGACGAATTCTTGAACAACTGGAAATCCCCCACAACTTATACCGCTGCTGGGGAGACAACTCATTGAGGTAGATCATGCAACACAGATTCACATGGAACGGGCATTCCAATTTTACTATTAAATCCGGCGACAAAACCATAATTATTGATCCTTTTTTTGAAGGCAATCCAAAGGCTTCAACCACATGGGAATCCATCAGTGAAGCGGATGCCGTGCTGGTCACCCATGACCACGGAGATCACATAGGGCAGGCTGTGGAGATCTGCAAGGCTACTGGCGCTACGCTGGTCTGTATTTTTGACCTGCTGGAAA is a window of Maridesulfovibrio sp. DNA encoding:
- a CDS encoding Na+/H+ antiporter NhaC family protein, whose product is MKQEANGLALAPLALFLIIFIGTGAFLTINGTSMAFYQLSATVAILPAIAWAVWMGRAKLNDKINIFLRGAGEPGIITMCMIYLLAGGFASVAKSIGGVESTVNLGLSIVPASMVLPGLFVIAAFIATAMGTSMGTIAAIAPIAVGVAGKTDISSALLMGAVVGGAMFGDNLSMISDTTIAATRTQGCQMSDKFKMNFLIALPAALITVVILYMAGEGGQVVADGGYSLLKVLPYITILVMAVLGVNVFVVLGAGIVFTGIVGFFSMESFGLLAFSQDIYKGFTGMQEILVLSLLVGGLGELIKFHGGITYIINFIGKMTKGTKSTKAGEFSISALSVLSDLCTANNTVAIILTGGMAKEIAESHNVDPRRSASLLDIFSCVVQGLIPYGAQILLAGSISELSPLEIIGNMHYCYILAVMAVLSILTGFPRIKK
- the purT gene encoding formate-dependent phosphoribosylglycinamide formyltransferase, with the translated sequence MITLGTAGTASARKMMLLGGGELGKEVVIEAQRLGVEVIVVDRYENTPAMQVAHRNYVISMLDAKELRRVVETEKPDFIVPEIEAIATETLLELEKEGFNVVPTARATRLTMDREGIRRLAAEEVGLKTSPYKFADTKEEYLAALKEVGIPCVIKPVMSSSGKGQSTVKSEADIDRAWDYSQSGGRTGEGRIIVESFVDFDYEITLLTVRHAGGTSYCAPIGHRQDDGDYRESWQPQPMSDAALAKAQDYALKITDALGGRGIFGVELFVKDDEIIFSEVSPRPHDTGLVTVISQDMSEFALHVRAILGLPVPAIRQYGPAASSVILSNGKSDAPGFANVDKALKEADTKVLLFGKGECDGVRRLGVALALGSDVEDAKDRAIRASSAVEITY
- a CDS encoding UbiX family flavin prenyltransferase, producing MDKKRIILAASGASGTLYAVKLARFLGLADDIELHLIVSDAALKVLELETSFKPEDLTGNADVVYRQDNIAAPPASGSWQHDGMIICPCSMASLAAIAQGLGSNLMHRAADVCLKERRKLILVTRETPLNLIHIRNMETATLAGATVMPASPGFYHSPESLDDMAAHMAGRILEQLEIPHNLYRCWGDNSLR